A single Arcobacter sp. FWKO B DNA region contains:
- a CDS encoding pyruvate kinase: protein MQLGILENILDELKQLKNDITDFEIDESFTHYKSISNLKAYLKLRSKDITLLQDKLTSNGLSSFGRSQSCIVNSINQDIILLSRLIDSSFDELSLDNNFVKFHESKTIMYKNSKIFGGKDDENESLNFQHIFKTRVMITLPSEASHSPDLIAELISNGVNVLRINTAHDTPKEWAIMAQYIKEENQKQNKNTKIYVDLAGPKNRTTKLQKVFTPFKIGSFRNPQKVEISTNLYSSNITSQDIDNRLPTLVIDDELFQKVQKYKYIKIYDFEREKFIKFYLIEENQKLYAIVNKKIFITQNTILKCKGFESRLYNLNKLPIEIKVSKGDEILLSFEDILGCSDFEYENKKYNALIGCSNKEIFQHIKIGDNIFIDDGKIGCKVLSLNDMGAVCKVFLAKEKGTKLKEEKGINFPNSQLNIPAITKTDEEFFEDIIDFADIIGISFAQSAYDIIKLKQMLQDKNRLDIAIVPKIETKLALKNLPEILEELLKWNQFAIMIARGDLAIEVGFDNLPYIQEEIFAICEAAHIPVIYATQILEGQMKYNLPTRAEVTDAAFAQRADCVMLNKGSFVIQTVGTLKQILRSMHTIFQKNKQLLSSCEIFK from the coding sequence ATGCAATTAGGTATTTTAGAAAATATTTTAGATGAGTTAAAGCAATTAAAAAATGACATTACAGACTTTGAAATTGATGAAAGCTTTACACATTACAAGAGTATATCAAATCTAAAGGCTTATTTAAAGCTAAGATCAAAAGATATCACTTTGCTTCAAGATAAATTAACAAGTAATGGTCTGTCATCTTTTGGCAGATCACAAAGTTGTATAGTAAACTCTATAAATCAAGATATTATACTTTTATCAAGATTAATTGACAGCTCATTTGATGAACTATCATTAGATAACAACTTTGTAAAATTTCATGAATCAAAAACAATAATGTATAAAAATTCAAAGATTTTTGGTGGAAAAGATGATGAAAATGAAAGTCTTAATTTTCAGCATATCTTTAAAACAAGAGTAATGATTACACTACCTAGTGAAGCATCACACTCACCAGATTTAATAGCTGAGCTTATTAGTAATGGAGTAAATGTATTAAGAATAAATACAGCCCATGATACACCAAAAGAATGGGCTATAATGGCTCAATACATAAAAGAAGAAAATCAAAAACAAAACAAAAATACTAAGATATATGTAGATCTTGCAGGTCCTAAAAACAGAACTACAAAACTTCAAAAAGTATTTACCCCTTTTAAAATAGGCTCTTTTAGAAACCCACAAAAAGTTGAAATATCAACCAATCTTTATAGCTCAAATATAACATCTCAAGATATAGATAACAGACTACCAACACTTGTCATAGATGATGAACTTTTTCAAAAAGTACAAAAATACAAGTATATAAAAATTTATGATTTTGAAAGAGAAAAATTTATCAAGTTTTATTTGATAGAAGAAAATCAAAAACTATATGCTATCGTCAATAAAAAAATCTTTATAACACAAAATACAATACTAAAGTGCAAGGGTTTTGAGAGTAGATTATATAATCTTAACAAACTTCCAATTGAAATAAAAGTATCTAAAGGTGATGAGATATTACTTTCATTTGAAGACATACTAGGGTGTAGTGATTTTGAGTATGAAAACAAAAAATACAATGCACTTATAGGATGTTCAAATAAAGAGATTTTTCAACACATTAAAATAGGAGACAATATTTTTATTGATGATGGAAAAATTGGGTGTAAGGTTTTATCTTTAAATGATATGGGAGCAGTTTGTAAAGTATTCTTAGCAAAAGAAAAGGGAACAAAACTAAAAGAAGAAAAAGGGATTAATTTTCCAAATTCACAACTTAATATTCCAGCAATAACAAAAACAGATGAAGAATTTTTTGAAGATATTATTGATTTTGCAGATATTATAGGGATATCTTTTGCACAAAGTGCATATGATATAATAAAACTAAAACAAATGCTTCAAGATAAAAATAGACTTGATATTGCTATTGTACCAAAAATAGAAACAAAACTTGCACTAAAAAATCTTCCAGAGATACTAGAAGAACTTCTTAAATGGAATCAGTTCGCAATAATGATAGCAAGAGGTGATTTAGCAATAGAAGTTGGTTTTGATAACTTACCCTATATTCAAGAAGAAATCTTTGCCATATGTGAAGCTGCACATATACCTGTAATCTATGCAACTCAAATCCTAGAAGGACAGATGAAATATAATCTTCCAACTAGAGCTGAAGTAACAGACGCCGCATTTGCTCAAAGGGCTGATTGTGTTATGCTAAATAAAGGTTCATTTGTTATCCAAACAGTAGGAACATTAAAACAGATTTTAAGAAGTATGCATACTATATTTCAAAAAAACAAACAACTTTTATCAAGTTGTGAAATTTTTAAATAG
- a CDS encoding alpha-amylase/4-alpha-glucanotransferase domain-containing protein — translation MKKTKLLFGIHSHQPVDNFDEVVYEAISKSYKPFFETLKLFPEFKCSVHFSGWLLEFIKKNDNELFSLMQKLSNQIEFFSGGFYEPILASIPSNDRIAQIKKLNKFIEENFAQSPAGLWLTERVWDDSIISDLVKCGIKYVIVDDYHLIANGTTTNLQGYYLTENNSQKIAIFPISKALRYSIPFYDIDHIENQLVSFASSEDGTNGAIIFDDGEKFGIWPQTYELCYTNGWLKKFFELCTSSSIIKTQTYNEFFETNHALGLVYLPTVSYEEMGEWSNLDIQNHTRGGIWKNFFIKYPQSNWIHKRILELSKKQLKDEYYLDCLYKAQCNDVLWHGVFGGIYLPNLRDNAYRYIIECESLLKNKKLQISDIDFDGHDEYKICSDELISVIKPNYGASIVELDIIDKKFNLLNTLTRKDEEYHQRIESSSITDESSEIQTIHHNKLKLEEDMQIYTDRYQKYSNLDHISDHSLNIENFKSNMFIEYGNFVEAIYESEDLKNGSFSYDGKILDANARISKSYILNKNNLKCEVVLNSEIKDELVYANEWNLHFAIYDILTINDFPFVEEMILNSKTLKIFDPYLNKTIKFEFEQEVKIFICKNNTVSQSESGLDYTTQNLSLMFITNFTKDMKIGFIFSVE, via the coding sequence ATGAAAAAAACAAAACTTCTTTTTGGAATTCATTCCCATCAGCCTGTAGATAACTTTGATGAGGTGGTTTATGAAGCTATTAGTAAATCTTATAAGCCTTTTTTTGAAACCTTAAAATTATTTCCAGAGTTTAAATGTTCTGTGCATTTTAGTGGTTGGTTATTGGAATTTATTAAAAAAAATGATAATGAGTTATTTTCTTTGATGCAAAAACTGAGTAATCAAATTGAGTTTTTTAGTGGAGGGTTTTATGAACCAATTTTAGCCTCAATACCATCAAATGACAGAATTGCACAGATAAAAAAGCTAAATAAATTTATAGAAGAAAACTTTGCTCAGTCTCCAGCAGGACTTTGGCTAACAGAAAGGGTTTGGGATGATTCGATCATTTCTGATTTAGTAAAATGTGGGATTAAATATGTAATTGTTGATGATTACCATTTAATAGCTAATGGAACTACTACTAATCTTCAAGGATATTATCTAACAGAAAACAATTCTCAAAAAATTGCAATTTTTCCAATAAGTAAAGCTTTGAGATATTCTATCCCTTTTTATGATATAGATCATATTGAAAATCAGTTAGTATCATTTGCAAGTAGTGAAGATGGAACAAATGGTGCTATTATTTTTGATGATGGTGAGAAATTTGGTATATGGCCCCAAACTTATGAATTGTGTTATACTAATGGATGGCTGAAGAAATTTTTTGAGTTGTGTACAAGTAGTAGTATAATAAAAACACAAACATATAATGAGTTTTTTGAAACAAATCATGCTCTAGGGTTGGTTTATTTACCAACTGTTTCATATGAAGAAATGGGTGAGTGGTCAAATCTTGACATACAAAATCACACAAGAGGTGGTATATGGAAAAACTTTTTTATCAAATATCCTCAAAGTAACTGGATACATAAAAGGATATTAGAACTTTCAAAAAAACAGTTAAAAGATGAGTATTATCTTGATTGTTTGTATAAAGCACAATGTAATGATGTGTTGTGGCATGGTGTTTTTGGCGGTATTTATCTTCCAAATCTAAGAGACAATGCCTATAGATATATAATAGAGTGTGAAAGTTTATTAAAAAACAAAAAACTTCAAATAAGTGATATAGATTTTGACGGTCATGATGAGTATAAAATTTGCTCAGATGAACTCATAAGTGTAATAAAACCAAATTATGGTGCTAGTATTGTTGAACTTGATATTATTGATAAGAAATTTAATTTGCTAAATACTCTTACAAGAAAAGATGAGGAATACCATCAAAGAATAGAATCAAGTTCTATTACAGATGAAAGTAGTGAAATTCAAACAATACATCACAATAAATTAAAGCTTGAAGAAGATATGCAAATATATACAGATAGATATCAAAAGTATTCTAATTTAGATCATATCAGTGATCATTCATTAAATATAGAAAATTTTAAATCAAATATGTTTATAGAGTATGGAAATTTTGTAGAAGCAATTTACGAAAGTGAAGATTTAAAAAATGGTAGTTTTTCATATGATGGAAAAATATTAGATGCAAATGCAAGAATCTCAAAAAGCTATATACTTAACAAGAATAATCTTAAATGTGAAGTGGTTTTAAATAGTGAAATAAAAGATGAACTTGTTTATGCTAATGAGTGGAACTTACATTTTGCTATATATGACATTTTAACAATTAATGATTTTCCTTTTGTAGAAGAAATGATACTAAATTCAAAAACTTTAAAAATTTTTGATCCATATCTTAATAAAACTATAAAGTTTGAATTTGAGCAAGAGGTAAAAATATTTATCTGCAAGAATAATACAGTAAGCCAAAGCGAATCTGGACTTGATTATACGACACAAAATCTATCTTTAATGTTTATAACAAATTTTACAAAAGATATGAAAATTGGTTTTATTTTTAGTGTGGAGTAA